From Burkholderia pseudomultivorans, the proteins below share one genomic window:
- a CDS encoding PLP-dependent aminotransferase family protein: MRASVLSDWLAQRLVRGGAQPIYRQLHRLLQQAILSRELPAGTRVPSSRLLAAELGIARNTVTQVYEQLALEGYVHSATGRGTFVADSAPDEIVGAPPDAALRPAAAVTPAARPLSARGTRLVEGAGVSKRQGGAFMPGVPDVSRFPARVWTRLHNKYWRRLRPDLLTYAPGGGLALLREALADYLRTSRSVRCTPEQIVITTGIHQSIDLAVRLLTDPGDAIWTEDPCYWGVRSVLNVSGLTTRPIPVDEEGIAPSAADLAEPPKLMLVTPSHQYPLGMVMSLARRRMLLEYARQHGCWIIEDDYDSEFRYGSRPLASLQGLDTSGQVIYVGSFGKTLFPGLRVGYLVAPEPLAESFATASAELYREGQLLQQAVLAEFIAEGHFVSHIRKMRTLYGQRREVLLDAVARRYGDALHALGSDAGLHLVTRLPDGVDDRAVAQAALERNIVVRPLSGYYAERERAASGLLLGYACVPEDEIPTAFATLAEAIDERAFGAAVEAA, from the coding sequence ATGCGCGCAAGCGTGTTGTCGGACTGGCTGGCGCAGCGCCTCGTGCGCGGCGGCGCGCAGCCGATCTACCGGCAGCTTCACCGGCTGCTGCAGCAGGCGATCCTGTCGCGCGAGCTGCCGGCCGGCACGCGCGTGCCGTCGTCGCGGCTGCTGGCGGCCGAGCTCGGGATCGCGCGCAACACGGTGACGCAGGTTTACGAACAGCTTGCGCTCGAGGGCTACGTGCACTCGGCGACCGGGCGCGGCACCTTCGTCGCCGACAGCGCGCCGGACGAGATCGTCGGCGCGCCGCCCGACGCGGCCCTGCGGCCGGCGGCGGCCGTGACGCCGGCCGCGCGGCCGCTGTCCGCGCGCGGCACGCGGCTCGTCGAGGGGGCGGGCGTGTCGAAGCGGCAGGGCGGCGCGTTCATGCCGGGCGTGCCCGACGTGTCGCGGTTTCCGGCGCGCGTCTGGACGCGGCTGCACAACAAGTACTGGCGCCGGCTGCGTCCCGACCTGCTGACCTATGCGCCGGGCGGCGGCCTCGCGCTGCTGCGCGAGGCGCTGGCCGACTACCTGCGCACGTCGCGCTCGGTGCGCTGCACGCCCGAGCAGATCGTGATCACGACCGGGATCCATCAGTCGATCGACCTCGCGGTGCGGCTGCTGACCGATCCGGGCGATGCGATCTGGACCGAGGACCCGTGCTATTGGGGCGTGCGCAGCGTGCTGAACGTGTCGGGCCTGACGACGCGGCCGATCCCGGTCGACGAGGAGGGAATCGCGCCGTCGGCCGCCGATCTCGCCGAGCCGCCGAAGCTGATGCTCGTCACGCCGTCGCACCAGTATCCGCTCGGGATGGTGATGAGCCTCGCGCGGCGGCGGATGCTGCTCGAATATGCGCGCCAGCACGGCTGCTGGATCATCGAGGACGATTACGACAGCGAGTTCCGCTACGGCAGCCGGCCGCTCGCGTCGCTGCAGGGCCTCGACACGTCGGGGCAGGTGATCTACGTCGGCAGTTTCGGCAAGACGCTGTTTCCGGGGCTGCGGGTCGGCTACCTGGTCGCGCCGGAACCGCTCGCGGAAAGCTTCGCGACCGCGAGCGCCGAGCTGTATCGCGAAGGGCAGCTGCTGCAGCAGGCGGTGCTCGCGGAATTCATCGCGGAAGGGCATTTCGTGTCGCATATCCGCAAGATGCGCACGCTGTACGGGCAGCGCCGCGAGGTGCTGCTCGATGCGGTCGCGCGCCGCTACGGCGATGCGCTGCACGCGCTCGGCAGCGATGCGGGGCTGCATCTCGTCACGCGGCTGCCGGACGGCGTCGACGATCGCGCCGTCGCGCAGGCCGCGCTCGAGCGCAATATCGTCGTGCGGCCGCTGTCCGGTTACTACGCGGAGCGCGAGCGCGCGGCGTCGGGGCTGCTGCTCGGTTATGCGTGCGTGCCGGAGGACGAGATCCCGACGGCGTTCGCGACGCTCGCCGAGGCCATCGACGAGCGGGCGTTCGGCGCGGCGGTCGAGGCGGCCTGA